A single window of Jiangella alkaliphila DNA harbors:
- a CDS encoding RNA polymerase sigma factor, which yields MIKGWDHEESTVLLDRAYQGDDAAFGTLYRRVSPMARRAAHNIVRDSHAADDLVQETFYLVLRAVRSGRGPRDSFTGYVLATVKHLAYRYCRTESRMVANDDPDMWERHADIVVQPPAQAERATAAWASLPPRWRSILWLVEVDRYSPAELAAGLSLTPNAVSSLASRARQALRTAYSAAD from the coding sequence ATGATCAAGGGGTGGGATCATGAAGAGTCGACCGTTTTGCTCGATCGCGCGTATCAGGGGGACGACGCCGCGTTCGGCACTCTCTATCGCAGGGTGTCCCCAATGGCCCGCCGCGCCGCGCACAACATCGTGCGCGACTCACACGCGGCCGACGACCTTGTCCAGGAGACGTTCTATCTCGTGCTGCGGGCGGTCCGGTCCGGCCGCGGCCCGCGCGACTCGTTCACGGGGTACGTCCTCGCGACGGTGAAGCACCTGGCGTACCGGTACTGCAGGACCGAGAGCCGCATGGTCGCCAACGACGACCCGGACATGTGGGAACGGCACGCCGACATCGTCGTCCAGCCGCCGGCGCAGGCGGAGCGGGCCACCGCGGCCTGGGCGTCACTGCCGCCGCGATGGCGCAGCATCCTGTGGCTGGTCGAGGTCGACCGGTACTCGCCGGCCGAGCTCGCCGCGGGGCTGTCGCTGACGCCGAACGCGGTCTCCAGCCTCGCGTCTCGGGCCCGGCAGGCGTTGCGGACGGCGTACTCGGCGGCCGACTAG
- a CDS encoding FecCD family ABC transporter permease: MTATVSTPEAPAAAAAGTVAAATPSRWRRGRGGLLIGGLSVALVVVTIVSAGRGQLQIPPSEVVGSVLHRLDANLEWLLRQVGWTVDLPLDAGPRPQHVQGENTLWLVRFPRVVLALLVGAALATAGALMQGVFGNPLAEPAIVGVSPGAAVGASLVFVSGANFLGEWTVAVAAFATGLVTTLLVYALSRSGGRTEVITLVLTGVAVTAVAFAIVAFATFLATPEAREQIVFWQLGSLNGARWQAVVAVLPFVAVGLTLAVGMARSLDLLALGERSARHLGVRVERLRLIAIVAVAMLVGSGVAFAGVIGFVGLVVPHLIRMIAGPGHRLLLPASALGGALLLVSADLVARTAIAYADLPLGMLTALVGGPLFFWLLRRTRTSQGGWA; encoded by the coding sequence ATGACGGCGACGGTGTCGACGCCGGAGGCGCCTGCGGCCGCGGCGGCCGGCACCGTCGCCGCCGCGACGCCGAGCCGGTGGCGGCGCGGGCGGGGCGGGCTGCTGATCGGCGGCCTGTCGGTCGCGCTGGTCGTCGTGACGATCGTGTCGGCCGGCCGCGGCCAGCTGCAGATCCCGCCGTCCGAGGTCGTCGGGTCGGTCCTGCACCGGCTGGACGCGAACCTGGAGTGGCTGCTGCGGCAGGTCGGGTGGACCGTCGACCTGCCGCTCGACGCCGGGCCGCGGCCGCAGCACGTGCAGGGCGAGAACACGCTCTGGCTGGTCCGGTTCCCGCGGGTCGTGCTGGCGCTGCTGGTCGGCGCCGCGCTGGCGACGGCGGGCGCGCTGATGCAGGGCGTGTTCGGCAACCCGCTGGCCGAGCCCGCCATCGTCGGGGTCTCGCCGGGGGCGGCGGTCGGGGCCAGCCTGGTGTTCGTCAGCGGCGCGAACTTCCTCGGCGAGTGGACGGTCGCGGTGGCGGCGTTCGCCACGGGCCTGGTGACGACGTTGCTGGTGTATGCGTTGTCGCGGTCGGGCGGGCGGACGGAGGTCATCACGCTGGTGCTCACCGGGGTCGCGGTCACCGCGGTCGCGTTCGCGATCGTGGCGTTCGCGACCTTCCTGGCGACCCCGGAGGCGCGGGAGCAGATCGTGTTCTGGCAGCTCGGCAGCCTCAACGGCGCCCGCTGGCAGGCGGTCGTCGCGGTGCTGCCGTTCGTCGCGGTGGGGCTGACGCTGGCGGTCGGGATGGCGCGGTCGCTGGATCTGCTCGCGCTCGGCGAGCGCTCGGCCCGCCACCTCGGCGTCCGGGTCGAACGACTCCGCCTGATCGCCATCGTCGCGGTCGCCATGCTGGTCGGCTCCGGCGTCGCCTTCGCCGGCGTCATCGGGTTCGTCGGGCTGGTCGTGCCGCACCTGATCCGGATGATCGCCGGGCCGGGTCATCGCCTCCTGCTGCCGGCCAGCGCGCTGGGCGGGGCGCTGCTCCTGGTCTCCGCCGACCTCGTCGCACGCACGGCCATCGCGTACGCCGACCTCCCGCTCGGCATGCTCACCGCCCTCGTCGGCGGGCCGCTGTTCTTCTGGTTGCTGCGCCGGACCCGCACCAGCCAAGGCGGCTGGGCATGA
- a CDS encoding heme ABC transporter ATP-binding protein — MTRAASQPLPPEVHRRRRWAAVRRGHRLPEAPVPGAVVTAAASVSVVLGGARVLDDVSIEVRAGEVLALVGPNGAGKSTLLSALTGDVDVSAGAVTLGGAPLHAWSATESAMRRAVLLQQVRLSFPFTVAEVVEMGRAPWTGTPLESADDEAVRSALADADVAQFAARRFTSLSGGEQARVALARVLAQRTGVLLLDEPTAALDLRHQELVLGAARARAAAGVAVVVVLHDLNLAAAHADRVAVLDGGRVVASGTPTEVLGSDLLTDVYEHDVEVIAHPRTGTPVILPRR; from the coding sequence ATGACCCGCGCCGCCTCCCAGCCGCTGCCACCGGAGGTCCACCGGCGCCGGAGGTGGGCGGCCGTTCGCCGAGGCCACCGGCTGCCCGAAGCACCCGTCCCCGGCGCTGTCGTGACCGCGGCCGCGAGCGTCTCCGTCGTCCTCGGCGGAGCAAGGGTGCTGGACGACGTGAGCATCGAGGTCCGGGCGGGCGAGGTGCTGGCGCTGGTCGGGCCCAACGGCGCCGGGAAGTCGACCCTCCTCTCCGCGCTCACCGGCGACGTCGACGTGTCGGCCGGAGCCGTGACCCTGGGCGGAGCACCGCTGCACGCGTGGTCGGCGACGGAGTCCGCGATGCGCCGAGCCGTCCTCCTCCAGCAGGTGCGACTCTCGTTCCCGTTCACCGTCGCCGAGGTCGTCGAGATGGGCCGGGCGCCGTGGACCGGCACGCCGCTCGAGTCCGCCGACGACGAGGCGGTCCGCTCCGCGCTTGCCGACGCCGACGTCGCGCAGTTCGCCGCGCGCCGGTTCACCTCACTGTCCGGCGGCGAGCAGGCCCGCGTCGCGTTGGCCCGGGTGCTGGCGCAGCGGACCGGCGTGCTGCTGCTCGACGAGCCGACCGCCGCGCTGGACCTGCGTCACCAGGAGCTCGTCCTCGGGGCCGCCCGTGCCCGCGCCGCCGCCGGGGTCGCCGTCGTGGTCGTGCTGCACGACCTCAACCTCGCCGCCGCGCACGCCGACCGGGTCGCCGTCCTCGACGGCGGGCGGGTCGTCGCGAGCGGGACGCCCACCGAGGTCCTGGGCAGCGACCTGCTCACCGACGTCTACGAGCACGACGTCGAGGTGATCGCCCATCCGCGCACGGGCACGCCGGTGATCCTCCCGCGCCGCTGA
- a CDS encoding protein-tyrosine phosphatase family protein, protein MADWLDDTGVVTLPSGATVRGRPLGAAASPADFALVLTGGTMPAWPHRRVRWPDFWIPLDRADALDALHEAHRRARDGERVEVACRGGRGRTGTALSALAILDGVPADEAVDWIRARYHRNAVETPLQRRWLRGVR, encoded by the coding sequence ATGGCGGACTGGCTCGACGACACCGGCGTGGTGACCCTGCCCAGCGGCGCGACGGTGCGCGGCCGGCCGCTCGGCGCAGCGGCCAGCCCGGCCGACTTCGCGCTGGTCCTGACGGGCGGGACGATGCCCGCGTGGCCGCATCGGCGGGTCCGCTGGCCGGACTTCTGGATCCCGCTCGACCGCGCCGACGCCCTCGACGCGCTGCACGAGGCGCACCGGCGGGCGCGCGACGGCGAGCGGGTCGAGGTCGCCTGCCGTGGCGGCCGCGGCCGGACGGGGACGGCACTGTCCGCGCTGGCGATCCTCGACGGCGTCCCGGCGGACGAGGCCGTCGACTGGATCCGCGCCCGCTACCACCGCAACGCCGTCGAGACCCCGCTACAACGCCGCTGGCTGCGCGGCGTCCGCTAG
- a CDS encoding heme/hemin ABC transporter substrate-binding protein: MRRRGRGLVVAVAAGLLFGATACVAPEDDAADGGTDARLSSQSTPGEPAADPVNACQEPVTGFGVTVDADGEPLPPRASASAGTEGTAEDPRSILGPSTAIVDQTVNPVAEDVEPALPVTVHSCDGETVVVDDASRILAVDLYGTLAEIVFSLGLGDHVVGRDASTGFPQAADLPLVTPGGHDMNAEAILELDPTVVLTDASVGPPEVQQQLRDAGIPMIFFDDARDLDRIPSQIRAVAAALGVPEAGEQLVERTSGEIADALALAPTGADPLRIAFLYTRGGMVQLLAGPGSGADAMIRAVGAIDVGTDIGLDRPFTQITSEALIEAAPDVIIMMTKGLESIGGVDGMLRLPGVAQTPAGEKLRVVDMADSVLLSFGPRTGRTIEALAHAVYQP; the protein is encoded by the coding sequence GTGCGGCGTCGAGGTCGCGGGCTGGTCGTCGCCGTCGCGGCCGGCCTGCTGTTCGGGGCGACGGCGTGTGTGGCACCGGAGGACGACGCGGCTGACGGGGGTACGGATGCCCGGCTGTCGTCGCAGAGCACCCCAGGGGAGCCCGCAGCCGATCCCGTCAATGCCTGTCAGGAGCCGGTGACCGGGTTCGGGGTGACCGTCGACGCGGACGGTGAGCCGCTGCCGCCTCGTGCGTCGGCGTCCGCCGGCACGGAGGGGACGGCCGAGGATCCGCGGTCGATCCTGGGGCCGTCCACCGCGATCGTCGACCAGACGGTGAACCCGGTCGCCGAGGACGTCGAGCCGGCGCTGCCGGTGACGGTGCACTCGTGCGACGGCGAGACCGTCGTCGTCGACGACGCCAGCCGCATCCTCGCCGTCGACCTCTACGGCACGCTCGCCGAGATCGTGTTCAGCCTCGGCCTCGGCGACCACGTCGTCGGCCGCGACGCGTCGACCGGGTTCCCGCAGGCCGCCGACCTGCCGCTGGTCACGCCCGGTGGGCACGACATGAACGCCGAGGCGATCCTCGAGCTGGACCCGACCGTCGTCCTCACCGACGCCAGTGTCGGCCCGCCCGAGGTGCAGCAGCAGCTGCGCGACGCCGGCATCCCGATGATCTTCTTCGACGACGCCCGCGACCTCGACCGCATCCCGAGCCAGATCCGCGCCGTCGCCGCCGCGCTCGGCGTCCCCGAGGCGGGCGAGCAGCTGGTCGAGCGGACGTCCGGCGAGATCGCCGACGCGCTGGCGCTCGCGCCCACCGGCGCCGACCCGCTGCGGATCGCGTTCCTCTACACGCGCGGCGGCATGGTGCAGCTGCTGGCCGGGCCGGGGTCCGGCGCCGACGCGATGATCCGGGCGGTCGGCGCGATCGACGTCGGCACGGACATCGGGCTGGACCGGCCGTTCACGCAGATCACCTCCGAGGCGCTGATCGAGGCCGCCCCCGACGTGATCATCATGATGACCAAGGGTCTGGAGTCCATCGGCGGCGTCGACGGCATGCTCCGCCTCCCCGGCGTCGCCCAGACCCCCGCCGGCGAGAAGCTCCGCGTCGTCGACATGGCCGACTCCGTCCTGCTCAGCTTCGGGCCGCGCACGGGGCGCACCATCGAGGCACTCGCCCACGCCGTCTACCAGCCATGA
- a CDS encoding aminotransferase-like domain-containing protein — translation MSDVAAELATPWGPPPPNGKAAWLRGRLIDAILGGRLLPGTALPGARDLAHAVGLARGTADAVYAQLQDEGFIRSEPRRRPVVTGGPGAGAPALAPPSSAAPPPSPGVPDPALFPHRAWAAATREALAGLSERDLGYPDPAGHPRLRAALADWLARTRGVAAEPDQIHVTGGVSHAMWMLATVLGAATWSVERPCSPGTTHHLVRRRVEVVEVPIDADGIDPALLPGASAGDGGGAGAVMITPSHQYPTGIQLSAARRRSLVDACRAAGRWIVEDDYDSHLAAPGVVPAAVQALAPDLVVFTGSLSKLLAPGLRLGWIVAPPTVADRLREQREDSDLGVSAVLQLTVAALIESGGLDRHLRRARRVYDERRAVLAARLAPRYRLSGAPVGVHAFAPADDAASLARELRADGIPAAAVDDERHPGAVISVAAVR, via the coding sequence ATGTCCGACGTCGCCGCCGAGCTGGCCACGCCCTGGGGTCCGCCGCCGCCGAACGGGAAGGCCGCGTGGCTGCGCGGACGGCTGATCGACGCGATCCTCGGCGGCCGCTTGCTGCCCGGGACGGCATTGCCCGGCGCCCGCGATCTCGCCCACGCCGTCGGTCTGGCCCGCGGCACGGCCGACGCGGTCTACGCGCAGTTGCAGGACGAGGGGTTCATCCGCTCCGAGCCCCGGCGGCGGCCGGTCGTGACCGGGGGGCCCGGGGCAGGTGCGCCGGCGCTCGCCCCGCCCAGCTCGGCCGCTCCGCCGCCGTCGCCGGGGGTGCCCGATCCGGCGCTCTTCCCGCACCGGGCCTGGGCCGCCGCGACCCGCGAGGCGCTGGCCGGGCTGTCCGAACGGGACCTCGGCTATCCGGATCCGGCCGGTCACCCCCGGCTCCGCGCCGCGCTGGCGGACTGGCTCGCCCGGACCCGCGGGGTCGCGGCCGAGCCGGACCAGATCCATGTCACCGGCGGCGTCTCGCACGCGATGTGGATGCTGGCGACGGTGCTCGGCGCGGCGACCTGGTCGGTCGAACGGCCCTGCTCCCCCGGCACGACGCATCACCTGGTGCGCCGCCGGGTCGAGGTGGTGGAGGTGCCGATCGACGCCGACGGGATCGATCCGGCGCTACTGCCCGGCGCCTCGGCAGGTGACGGGGGCGGGGCCGGGGCGGTGATGATCACGCCGAGCCACCAGTATCCGACCGGCATCCAGTTGTCCGCGGCGCGGCGACGGTCGCTCGTGGATGCGTGCCGCGCCGCCGGCCGCTGGATCGTCGAGGACGACTACGACTCGCACCTCGCCGCACCGGGCGTCGTGCCGGCGGCGGTTCAGGCGCTGGCGCCGGACCTGGTCGTGTTCACCGGTTCGCTGTCCAAGCTGCTGGCGCCCGGACTCCGGCTGGGCTGGATCGTCGCGCCGCCGACCGTCGCCGACCGGCTTCGTGAGCAGCGTGAGGACTCCGACCTCGGGGTGTCGGCGGTGCTGCAGCTGACGGTCGCGGCGCTGATCGAGTCCGGCGGACTGGACCGGCACCTGCGCCGGGCCCGCCGCGTTTACGACGAACGCCGGGCGGTGCTGGCGGCGCGACTGGCGCCGCGGTATCGGCTGAGCGGCGCGCCGGTCGGGGTGCACGCGTTCGCCCCGGCGGACGACGCGGCCTCGTTGGCGCGCGAACTGCGGGCGGACGGCATCCCCGCCGCCGCCGTGGACGACGAG
- a CDS encoding DMT family transporter, protein MTRFTSPAVAGALACTVGMTVVGASIAFGPLLADYPVLAGQAWRYLVAGLVLLAVMRARRVRLPRLRPRQLGRLVLLAGTGLAAFNWLLIEGTTRSDPAFMAAVLGATPLVLALAGPLLDGGRVRAWTLAGSTFVVAGILVVQGATTAPLGALPYAVGFLLCEAAFTLLAVPLLREFSPLQVSGAVCLVAVPLLAVLAVLEPGADLVVPTASEAATLAFLAVCTTAIAFLLWYGGVVRLGADRAGLFAGVMPIAGLIVGVVAGTSAWTPVGLAGSLLCGAGIALGLRRPTASARRRRAEPAADAVPETV, encoded by the coding sequence ATGACCCGATTCACGTCGCCCGCCGTCGCCGGTGCTCTGGCCTGCACCGTCGGCATGACCGTCGTGGGCGCCTCGATCGCCTTCGGCCCGCTGCTGGCCGACTACCCGGTGCTGGCCGGGCAGGCGTGGCGGTACCTGGTGGCCGGACTCGTGCTGCTCGCCGTCATGCGGGCGCGCCGGGTCCGCCTCCCGCGCCTGCGGCCGCGTCAGCTGGGCCGGCTCGTGCTGTTGGCCGGCACCGGGCTGGCGGCGTTCAACTGGCTGCTCATCGAGGGCACGACGCGATCGGACCCGGCGTTCATGGCCGCGGTGCTCGGCGCGACGCCGCTGGTGCTGGCGTTGGCCGGTCCGCTGCTCGACGGAGGCCGGGTGCGCGCCTGGACGCTCGCCGGCAGCACGTTCGTCGTCGCCGGGATCCTGGTCGTGCAAGGCGCGACGACGGCCCCGCTCGGCGCGCTGCCGTACGCCGTCGGCTTCCTGCTCTGCGAGGCGGCGTTCACGCTGCTCGCCGTCCCGCTGCTCAGGGAGTTCAGCCCGTTGCAGGTGTCCGGCGCGGTGTGCCTGGTGGCGGTCCCGCTGCTGGCCGTCCTGGCCGTGCTCGAGCCGGGCGCCGACCTCGTCGTCCCGACGGCCTCCGAGGCGGCGACGCTCGCGTTCCTGGCCGTGTGCACGACGGCGATCGCGTTCCTGCTCTGGTACGGCGGCGTGGTCCGGCTCGGCGCCGACCGGGCCGGGCTGTTCGCCGGGGTCATGCCGATCGCCGGCCTGATCGTCGGAGTCGTCGCCGGCACGTCCGCCTGGACCCCGGTCGGCCTGGCCGGCTCGCTGCTCTGCGGCGCCGGCATCGCCCTCGGCCTACGTCGTCCGACCGCGTCGGCTCGCCGCCGTCGCGCCGAGCCCGCCGCTGACGCCGTCCCCGAGACCGTCTGA